A single window of Nicotiana tomentosiformis chromosome 1, ASM39032v3, whole genome shotgun sequence DNA harbors:
- the LOC104096041 gene encoding uncharacterized protein — translation MTVSLSARNKIAFIDGIYPRPAANSPECKQWDRVNNMVISWLTSSLSPEIAESVHYSKTAESIWNQLNNKYGAVNRTKIFEIKKELASVCQGSLDIASYFNKLEKLWDKLGIISSNHAKTCTCAAKAGLQIEEEENRVHQFFMGLNETYINVRAISYS, via the coding sequence ATGACTGTGTCTCTATCAGCCAGAAATAAAATAGCTTTTATCGATGGTATTTATCCAAGACCTGCTGCAAATTCACCTGAATGTAAGCAATGGGATAGAGTTAATAATATGGTCATATCCTGGTTAACAAGTTCTCTCTCACCTGAGATTGCTGAGAGCGTACATTATTCTAAGACTGCTGAAAGCATTTGGAACCAACTAAACAATAAATATGGGGCAGTAAATAGGACTAAAATCTTTGAAATTAAGAAAGAATTGGCTTCTGTTTGTCAAGGGTCTCTTGACATAGCCTCATATTTCAACAAGTTAGAAAAACTCTGGGATAAGCTAGGAATAATATCTTCTAATCATGCAAAGACATGTACTTGTGCTGCAAAGGCTGGTCTGCAGATAGAAGAGGAAGAAAATAGGGTCCACCAGTTTTTTATGGGGTTAAACGAAACATATATCAATGTTAGAGCAATATCTTACTCATGA